From Populus trichocarpa isolate Nisqually-1 chromosome 19, P.trichocarpa_v4.1, whole genome shotgun sequence, a single genomic window includes:
- the LOC18108214 gene encoding uncharacterized protein LOC18108214 codes for MEGSRKAAMEGIRRAARAYYDHLPDGERKNATKDFNDMDKNRDGKISLLEYVDYLKKKKATSFVQQSIFRALDKDDNGTLDFEEAIVLFYLMKSGRAIICKGCEKFLAGAYFSCSQCFFNVSVSTYEICCACYRGNNFTHHGDAIFCDNYTLLRQSRSAIQAAPRLTRKRDKAAQILNCSIM; via the exons ATGGAGGGGAGTCGTAAGGCTGCTATGGAGGGGATTCGCCGGGCTGCTAGAGCTTATTATGATCATCTGCCCGATGGGGAAAGGAAAAACGCCACAAAAGATTTCAATGACATGGATAAGAACAGAGACGGGAAAATTAGCCTACTTGAATACGTTGActatctcaagaaaaaaaaagccacgAGTTTCGTTCAACAGAGCATCTTCAGGGCGCTGGACAAGGACGACAATGGAACCTTGGATTTTGAGGAAGCAATCGTCTTGTTCTACCTCATGAAGAGTGGAAGAGCTATAATCTGCAAGGGTTGTGAGAAGTTCTTGGCAGGAGCATATTTCAGTTGCTCTCAATGTTTCTTCAATGTTTCAGTGAGCACCTATGAAATTTGTTGTGCTTGTTATCGTGGTAACAATTTCACACACCACGGTGATGCCATCTTCTGCGATAACTATACTTTACTACGTCAAAGCAGGAGCGCGATACAAGCGGCGCCCCGCCTCACAAGG aAGCGAGACAAGGCGGCTCAAATCCTTAATTGTAGCATTATGTGA